The Triticum dicoccoides isolate Atlit2015 ecotype Zavitan chromosome 6A, WEW_v2.0, whole genome shotgun sequence genome has a window encoding:
- the LOC119317996 gene encoding F-box/LRR-repeat protein 14-like produces MEGLPEPLLGEIVKRITKTSDLNSLSLVSKQLSTIEAEHRVAIRVGCGLNPSTEALVSLFSRFPNLAKVEINYSGSKSSNVDQLNNQGLLVLSSHCSLLSDLALSFCSNIDDTGLGYLAECKKLRSLRLNHAPAVTSTGILRVAVGCRYLSVLHLVDCTAVDSGEWLEYLRRYGSLGELVVKDCDGISQYDLLKFGPGWLNLQKFEFEINGNYWVPGARDPSYVSGYPYSYDICCDNLKDLRLAHIITEPESGLRFLLGKCKALETLYLEYVIGLNENEMIALFQRCSNLKTISLRLMPLRCEDGEFRTPLTDASLKALALSCPMLQVIELTFTFCDPIYPTEIGFTQEGIVTLIQSCPIRALVLNGASIFYDEGMKGLSSSQFLEKLELVDCRSITDAGMNLIIQAPRLSSLTLRKCKRVTDDGMAALARAQKLEWLTVISCRRISQEGAQRAAKSVHYSAEAESHDSLKGMIAKSRAGIRAESSKLGSTR; encoded by the coding sequence ATGGAGGGTCTCCCAGAGCCACTGCTTGGAGAGATCGTCAAGAGGATTACCAAGACAAGTGATCTTAATTCTCTTTCCCTCGTGTCGAAGCAGCTCTCCACCATCGAGGCGGAGCACAGGGTTGCTATCCGTGTTGGCTGTGGACTCAATCCTTCAACAGAAGCCTTGGTATCGCTGTTTTCCCGGTTCCCCAATTTGGCAAAAGTAGAGATCAATTACTCTGGGTCGAAGTCCAGTAACGTGGACCAGTTGAACAACCAAGGCCTACTTGTTTTATCATCTCACTGCTCCTTGCTGTCCGATCTTGCTTTAAGCTTCTGCTCAAACATCGATGACACTGGTCTAGGTTATCTAGCTGAGTGCAAAAAATTGAGGTCCCTCAGGCTGAACCATGCACCAGCAGTCACTTCTACTGGGATTCTTCGGGTGGCGGTTGGTTGCAGGTATCTTTCGGTTCTCCACCTTGTTGACTGTACAGCAGTAGACAGCGGGGAGTGGCTGGAGTACCTTAGGAGGTATGGATCACTGGGGGAACTTGTTGTAAAGGATTGCGATGGTATCAGCCAGTATGACCTCTTAAAGTTTGGCCCAGGATGGTTGAATCTCCAAAAGTTTGAGTTCGAGATTAATGGAAATTACTGGGTGCCAGGGGCCCGTGATCCCTCCTACGTGTCTGGCTACCCATATAGCTATGACATCTGCTGTGATAATCTGAAGGATCTTAGGCTGGCTCATATAATAACTGAGCCAGAAAGTGGACTTCGTTTTCTCTTGGGGAAGTGCAAAGCATTGGAGACACTTTACCTGGAGTATGTTATTGGTCTAAATGAGAATGAGATGATTGCACTATTCCAGAGGTGCAGCAACCTTAAAACCATCTCACTTCGTCTCATGCCTCTGCGATGTGAAGATGGTGAGTTTAGGACGCCATTGACTGATGCTAGCCTTAAGGCTCTAGCTCTTAGCTGCCCTATGCTTCAGGTTATTGAGCTCACCTTCACATTTTGCGATCCCATTTATCCTACTGAAATAGGCTTCACACAAGAGGGTATTGTAACGCTCATCCAATCATGTCCGATTCGTGCTCTTGTTCTCAATGGTGCCAGCATTTTTTATGACGAGGGGATGAAGGGCCTCTCATCCTCACAGTTTCTGGAGAAGCTCGAGCTCGTGGATTGCAGGTCTATAACTGATGCTGGTATGAACTTGATTATACAGGCTCCTCGCTTGAGCAGTCTCACGCTCCGCAAATGTAAGAGAGTGACAGATGATGGAATGGCTGCCTTGGCACGTGCACAGAAGCTGGAGTGGCTGACCGTTATAAGCTGCCGCCGGATCTCTCAGGAAGGCGCGCAGAGAGCTGCCAAATCAGTTCATTACTCTGCGGAGGCTGAAAGCCATGACAGCCTAAAAGGAATGATCGCCAAaagtagggctggaattcgagccgagtcgagcaagctcggctcgactcgctag
- the LOC119317995 gene encoding uncharacterized protein LOC119317995, translated as MASGGAGGYYHGDRYGYGYSYPRQQLAPSPSPAASFHMCLFLATACLLGAASLYSHCESAMESLVDQLRVAVVLSPFVLLLAAQYWSATGRRWRSSYSYSSPSSSSLLAAPAPVVSWEQQPPWYDQRQRDGGASSPWGVALALALVLLLISYQSCFQYWWSPVVRRRR; from the coding sequence atggcgagcggcggcgcgggGGGCTACTACCACGGCGACCGGTACGGCTACGGCTACTCGTACCCGCGGCAGCAGCTCGCGCCGTctccatcgccggcggcgtcgTTCCACATGTGCCTGTTCCTGGCCACGGCGTGCCTCCTCGGCGCCGCGTCGCTCTACTCGCACTGCGAGTCCGCGATGGAGAGCCTCGTCGACCAGCTCCGGGTCGCCGTCGTCCTGTCCCCGTTCGTCCTCCTCCTCGCGGCGCAGTATTGGTCCGCGACCGGGCGGCGCTGGCGGTCGTCGTACTCGtactcgtcgccgtcgtcgtcgtcgctgctggCGGCCCCGGCGCCGGTGGTGTCGTGGGAGCAGCAGCCGCCCTGGTACGACCAGCGGCAGCGGGACGGCGGCGCGTCGTCGCCGTGGGGCGTGGCGCTGGCGCTGGCGCTCGTCCTGCTGCTCATCTCCTACCAGTCGTGCTTCCAGTACTGGTGGTCCCCGGTCGTCCGCCGCCGGCGCTGA